A region of uncultured Anaeromusa sp. DNA encodes the following proteins:
- a CDS encoding cation-translocating P-type ATPase, giving the protein MRDAWNEVEGYGLTALEAAKRLTAEGANELPAERERTLGAIAFEVVKQPMFLMLLGGGLIYLCLGDSREAMLLLGFVALVMGITLHQERRTEQALGRLRDLSSPRALVLRDGQAVRIAGREVVRGDVVLLTEGDRVPADGKLLAATHLLVDESLLTGEAVPVDKQPWTVADGAPCAGGEQRSCAYAGTLVIQGRGALEILATGGRSEMGRIGQSLQEVAVSKTPLELEVSRLVVVLSFVGIFLCLVMVLAFGFFWDEWLRGILAGITLAMAMLPEEFPVVMTVFLAFGAWRMSKRQVLARRMAAIETLGSATVLCVDKTGTLTQNRMSVQAVYAAGDVHVLPDETEPLPEAVHEAVEYGVLASRRDPVDPMELAFRRLGEKWLPATEHWHENWELSREYPLTAEFLAVTQVWLDDAEKQVVACKGAPEAVLAACSLAEDERQEIMAAAERMAAGGMRLLAVAKAIWPEQELPELAKNFPLTFVGLVGLHDPLRPGVPEAVAQCRQAGVRVIMMTGDYAGTARNIALQAGLAENPEVLNGAQVAAMDEAELAAAVRRTQVFARLVPEQKLRLVRALQASGEVVAMTGDGVNDAPALKAAHIGVAMGGRGTDVAREAASLVLLDDNFTSIVGAVAMGRRIFDNLCKAMIYILAIHVPIAGLSLAPLFLEGTSVLFPAHVAFLEMIIDPACAIVFEAEASEDNVMQRPPRAAEASLLNRDMLGRGLLQGAGVLLALLGLFQVVLWLGRDVGEARTLTFIALVFCNLALIFSNRSLQGRLLETHGRNDTLGWMVGGTLLVLALVLFTPALQEMFRFVPVHASDLLLCLAAGVISVGFAGLLRRWWSWRQSGTERKG; this is encoded by the coding sequence ATGCGAGATGCCTGGAACGAAGTGGAAGGATACGGTTTGACAGCATTAGAGGCGGCGAAGCGTTTGACGGCAGAGGGCGCCAATGAGTTGCCAGCGGAGCGGGAGCGGACTTTGGGAGCGATAGCTTTTGAAGTGGTTAAACAGCCCATGTTCTTAATGCTCTTGGGCGGCGGCTTGATTTACTTGTGTCTGGGCGATTCGCGTGAAGCCATGCTGCTGTTGGGCTTTGTGGCACTGGTGATGGGGATCACGCTGCATCAGGAGCGGCGGACGGAACAGGCTTTGGGGCGGTTGCGTGATCTTTCAAGTCCACGGGCGCTGGTGCTGCGCGATGGTCAGGCTGTGCGTATTGCCGGGCGGGAAGTGGTGCGCGGCGATGTGGTGCTTTTGACCGAAGGTGACCGCGTGCCGGCTGACGGCAAGCTGTTGGCGGCGACACATTTATTAGTGGATGAAAGTTTGCTTACCGGAGAAGCCGTGCCGGTGGATAAACAGCCTTGGACTGTGGCGGACGGGGCTCCTTGCGCGGGCGGAGAGCAGCGGTCTTGCGCTTATGCAGGCACCCTGGTTATTCAGGGGCGAGGCGCGCTGGAGATTTTGGCGACAGGAGGACGCTCTGAGATGGGGCGTATTGGCCAGTCCTTACAAGAAGTGGCGGTGTCTAAAACACCGTTGGAGCTAGAAGTGTCGCGCCTTGTAGTGGTGTTGAGCTTTGTTGGGATTTTTCTGTGTTTGGTGATGGTGCTGGCCTTTGGCTTCTTTTGGGATGAATGGCTGCGGGGTATTTTAGCTGGCATTACCTTGGCCATGGCGATGCTGCCGGAGGAATTTCCGGTAGTGATGACTGTATTTCTGGCTTTTGGCGCTTGGCGCATGTCTAAACGGCAGGTCCTGGCTAGAAGGATGGCTGCGATCGAAACGCTGGGTTCGGCCACCGTACTTTGCGTGGATAAGACTGGGACGTTGACGCAAAACCGCATGTCTGTGCAAGCTGTGTATGCGGCAGGAGATGTGCACGTGCTGCCGGATGAAACAGAGCCGCTTCCGGAAGCTGTACATGAGGCCGTGGAATACGGTGTTTTAGCAAGCCGGCGGGATCCGGTGGACCCAATGGAATTGGCGTTTCGCCGCTTAGGAGAGAAGTGGCTGCCGGCGACAGAGCATTGGCACGAAAACTGGGAACTTAGCAGAGAGTATCCGCTGACGGCGGAGTTCTTAGCGGTGACTCAAGTTTGGCTAGATGATGCCGAAAAGCAGGTGGTGGCGTGTAAGGGCGCTCCCGAAGCGGTGCTGGCGGCATGCTCGCTGGCGGAAGACGAACGCCAAGAAATTATGGCGGCGGCGGAGCGCATGGCGGCTGGCGGCATGCGTCTGTTGGCGGTGGCGAAGGCTATTTGGCCGGAGCAAGAACTGCCGGAGTTGGCTAAAAACTTTCCTTTGACTTTTGTAGGGCTGGTCGGCTTGCACGATCCTCTCCGTCCAGGCGTCCCGGAGGCGGTGGCACAATGTCGGCAGGCTGGCGTGCGGGTCATTATGATGACTGGCGATTATGCGGGAACTGCCAGAAACATTGCTTTGCAGGCAGGGCTGGCGGAGAACCCGGAGGTGCTTAACGGTGCGCAAGTGGCTGCTATGGACGAGGCGGAGTTGGCGGCGGCGGTGCGGCGGACGCAAGTCTTTGCGCGTTTGGTCCCCGAGCAAAAGCTGCGCTTGGTTCGGGCGCTACAGGCTAGCGGTGAAGTGGTGGCGATGACTGGTGACGGCGTGAATGACGCGCCGGCGTTAAAGGCCGCGCATATCGGCGTGGCCATGGGCGGCCGAGGGACGGATGTGGCGAGGGAGGCGGCCTCGTTAGTACTGCTGGATGATAATTTTACGTCTATTGTTGGCGCGGTGGCTATGGGACGGCGCATCTTTGATAATCTGTGCAAAGCCATGATTTATATTTTGGCCATTCATGTGCCGATTGCCGGTTTGTCCTTGGCGCCGCTGTTTTTAGAGGGAACTTCGGTGCTTTTTCCGGCTCATGTAGCTTTTTTGGAGATGATTATTGATCCGGCTTGTGCCATTGTTTTTGAAGCGGAAGCGTCAGAGGACAATGTAATGCAGCGGCCGCCGCGGGCGGCGGAGGCTTCTTTGCTTAACCGAGATATGCTGGGCCGCGGACTGCTGCAGGGGGCGGGGGTGCTGCTTGCATTGTTAGGGCTTTTTCAGGTCGTTTTGTGGTTGGGGCGCGATGTAGGGGAGGCCCGAACGCTGACGTTTATAGCGTTGGTGTTTTGCAATCTAGCTCTGATTTTCAGCAATCGTTCTTTGCAGGGAAGGCTGCTGGAAACACATGGACGTAATGACACGTTGGGCTGGATGGTGGGTGGCACGCTGTTGGTGTTAGCGCTGGTGCTTTTCACGCCGGCTCTGCAGGAAATGTTCCGCTTTGTGCCGGTGCATGCCAGTGATTTGCTGCTTTGTCTAGCGGCTGGCGTGATTAGCGTTGGTTTTGCCGGTCTGTTGCGCCGCTGGTGGAGCTGGAGGCAGAGCGGGACTGAGCGGAAGGGGTAA
- a CDS encoding bifunctional 2-keto-4-hydroxyglutarate aldolase/2-keto-3-deoxy-6-phosphogluconate aldolase encodes MKKEEVLRRVTEGGLVAVVRAASGEEAKRITDACIAGGVVGIEITFTVPGAHHVLEELAKVYGNGEVVLGVGSVLDPETARIAILSGAQYVVTPSLNAETVRLCNRYRVPVMPGVSTLKDVVSALELGADIIKVFPGELFGPKIIKAFHGPVPQAQLMPTGGVSVENVGEWIQAGAVAVGAGGSLTGGAKTGDYAAITATAKKFLAAIREARG; translated from the coding sequence ATGAAAAAAGAAGAAGTGCTGCGTAGAGTAACCGAAGGCGGGTTGGTAGCAGTTGTACGGGCGGCTAGCGGCGAAGAAGCTAAGCGCATTACCGATGCCTGTATTGCCGGCGGGGTTGTAGGGATTGAAATTACCTTTACCGTTCCCGGGGCGCATCATGTGCTGGAAGAATTGGCGAAAGTCTATGGCAACGGAGAAGTGGTGTTGGGCGTGGGCAGCGTTCTGGATCCGGAAACGGCTCGCATCGCTATTCTCAGCGGCGCCCAGTACGTGGTAACGCCGAGTCTAAATGCGGAAACTGTACGGTTGTGCAACCGCTATCGCGTGCCGGTTATGCCTGGCGTGTCTACCTTGAAGGATGTTGTAAGCGCTTTGGAACTGGGCGCCGATATTATCAAGGTCTTTCCGGGCGAACTTTTTGGACCCAAGATTATCAAAGCTTTCCACGGGCCGGTGCCGCAGGCTCAACTGATGCCTACGGGTGGTGTGTCAGTGGAGAACGTTGGCGAATGGATTCAAGCCGGAGCGGTTGCGGTTGGTGCCGGCGGCAGCTTGACTGGCGGCGCAAAAACCGGCGATTATGCCGCCATTACGGCGACAGCTAAAAAATTCCTGGCGGCCATCCGCGAAGCGCGGGGCTAA
- the tnpA gene encoding IS200/IS605 family transposase, translating to MDKSLAHTKWMCKYHVVFTPKYRRKIIYNQLKVDIRDNLKALCKYKGVEILEGHMMPDHIHLLLSIPPKYSVSYIMGYLKGKSALMIFDQHANLKYKFGNRHFWSIGYYVSTVGLNEATIKKYIREQEKVDQMMDKISVKELEDPFRGN from the coding sequence ATGGACAAAAGCTTAGCACACACAAAATGGATGTGCAAGTATCACGTAGTATTTACGCCCAAGTATAGGAGAAAAATCATCTATAACCAACTAAAAGTAGATATCAGAGATAACTTAAAGGCGTTGTGCAAATATAAGGGTGTAGAAATCTTGGAGGGGCACATGATGCCCGACCATATCCATCTTCTGCTATCAATACCACCAAAGTATAGTGTGTCGTATATAATGGGTTATCTAAAAGGAAAGAGTGCATTAATGATATTCGATCAACATGCGAATCTGAAATACAAATTTGGGAATCGACATTTCTGGTCAATTGGATATTATGTGAGTACAGTTGGCCTTAATGAAGCCACAATAAAAAAGTATATAAGAGAACAAGAGAAAGTAGATCAAATGATGGATAAAATTAGTGTGAAAGAGTTGGAGGACCCCTTCAGGGGTAACTAG
- the pap gene encoding polyphosphate:AMP phosphotransferase: protein MLEKLDLSKKIAKDVYNEKMAELRLRLGELQRQAKDQELPVVIVFEGWSASGKGRLINELLQALDPRGFSVFAMDEPTMEEKARPFLRRYWVRLPADGRIAIFDRSWYRAVLTDRVVDEGNRHHWQQGYQQINSFEKQIADHGTLVLKFFLHISKDEQKKRFKNMGKNNANLWRLHESDHWQHAHYDELGVAIEEMLEKTDFSYAPWTLVEAEDQRFAALKIYNQVVGALEAALQKPRRQAVVLELTERVDATVMHDLDTSILDKADLTLQVSTAEYKKRTNALQEELRMLQYSLFAKHVPTVIVFEGWDAAGKGGCIRRLTQKLDPRGYGVVPIGAPNDLERRHHYLWRFWREFPRAGEIAIFDRSWYGRVLVERVEGFCQQEEWKRAYHEINEMEEQLALAGGVLIKFWLHVDQDEQLRRFQERQDNAYKQWKITPEDWRNRDKWQAYRQAVDEMLFRTSTVKAPWTLVEANSKNYARLKVLETVVAALRNR from the coding sequence ATGCTGGAGAAATTGGATTTGAGCAAAAAAATAGCCAAAGACGTCTATAACGAAAAAATGGCCGAATTGCGCTTGCGTCTAGGGGAACTGCAGCGGCAGGCCAAGGACCAAGAACTGCCTGTAGTGATTGTTTTTGAAGGCTGGAGCGCTTCCGGAAAGGGACGCTTGATTAATGAATTGCTCCAGGCGTTGGATCCGCGTGGTTTCAGCGTCTTTGCGATGGATGAACCAACGATGGAAGAAAAAGCGCGGCCTTTTTTGCGTCGTTATTGGGTGCGCCTCCCAGCGGACGGACGTATTGCTATTTTTGACCGTTCTTGGTATAGGGCGGTTTTGACAGATCGGGTGGTGGATGAGGGTAACCGTCATCATTGGCAGCAGGGGTATCAGCAGATCAATTCTTTTGAAAAGCAGATTGCCGACCATGGCACGTTGGTGCTTAAATTTTTTCTTCATATTAGTAAGGATGAGCAGAAAAAACGTTTTAAAAATATGGGCAAAAACAACGCCAATCTCTGGCGGCTCCACGAATCAGATCATTGGCAGCATGCTCATTATGATGAGTTGGGCGTAGCTATTGAGGAAATGCTGGAGAAAACCGACTTTTCCTATGCTCCATGGACCTTGGTAGAGGCGGAAGATCAGCGTTTTGCGGCGTTGAAAATATATAATCAAGTAGTAGGAGCTTTGGAGGCGGCGCTGCAAAAGCCGCGGCGACAGGCTGTTGTTTTGGAGTTGACCGAGCGTGTAGACGCTACGGTGATGCATGATTTGGATACTTCCATTTTAGATAAGGCGGATTTGACGCTGCAGGTGTCGACGGCAGAATATAAGAAGCGGACCAATGCCTTGCAAGAAGAGCTGCGTATGCTGCAATATTCGTTATTTGCCAAGCATGTGCCGACGGTGATAGTTTTTGAAGGCTGGGATGCTGCTGGCAAAGGGGGCTGCATTCGGAGGTTGACGCAAAAATTGGACCCACGCGGTTATGGCGTGGTTCCCATTGGTGCACCGAATGATCTGGAGCGGCGGCATCATTACCTGTGGCGTTTTTGGCGGGAGTTTCCTCGGGCGGGAGAAATCGCCATTTTTGACCGTTCTTGGTACGGGCGAGTTTTAGTAGAACGTGTAGAAGGTTTTTGTCAGCAGGAAGAATGGAAGCGCGCCTATCATGAAATCAACGAAATGGAAGAGCAATTGGCGTTGGCGGGCGGCGTATTGATTAAGTTTTGGCTGCATGTTGACCAAGATGAGCAACTGCGGCGCTTTCAAGAGCGCCAAGATAATGCCTACAAGCAATGGAAGATTACACCGGAGGATTGGCGCAACCGGGATAAGTGGCAGGCTTACCGCCAGGCAGTGGATGAAATGTTGTTTCGCACCAGTACGGTCAAGGCGCCTTGGACGTTGGTGGAAGCCAATTCCAAAAATTATGCGCGTCTGAAAGTCCTGGAAACGGTAGTGGCAGCCTTGCGGAATCGCTAA